AGCACTTACCTTTACCTTTCCTTCTTTCAGCACTACTCGTGTACTTCCACGTCGATCTGACACATTGAATTTGGTCCCCAGTACTTCTACATTCAGGTTACCAGTGTGTACGATAAACTTTTTGGATTTAGAATTTTTTCGAATGCTAAAAAAAGCTTCTCCTTCTAACCAGGCTTCCCGTTGTGTATTGTTCAAAAAATCTCTTGGTATTCGTAAAGTTGAATGCGCATTGAGCACAATCTGACTATGATCAGGCAGGATCAGGGTTCGGGTTTCTCCATAAGCAGTCTGGTATGTCTGGTAAAAAAAGACATCTTTCATTGTCCAGAACATTACACTTACTATCAGTAGTATAGATGCAGCAACACTGATCCATCCCCAAAAGAAGTTCTTTGTTTTAGTAGTATCCTGACCAGAAACAGATTTCGATAATGAATGAGTAGCCTGGTTCTCCAACACAAAACTTCTATACTTAGTGTGAGCTTGCTCCAGATCCGGTACATATTGAGGATAAGTCATCTCCCATTTATCCAGACATTCATAAAATGCTTCTTCATTCTCCGGGTCCTGTAACCATTTTTCTATCATATTCTTTTGCAGAAGAGTAGCACGACCAGCAAAGTATTCAAACAGGATTTCTTGTGTAACAGGCTTTTTCATATTTCTACAAAGAGAATAGTACAATGTTAGTACGATACTACAATTTTTCCTTCAGACACATTTACAGACACAGACACGTAGTATATACTAAAAATTATAAGATAGAAGACAGAAGAAACAAGCAAAGTACTCCTCCTTCCTTCAGAACTTTCCGTAACAAGGCTAAGGCATTACTAATATGAACTTCTACCGTACGCTGTGAAATCTGCATCTCTTCTGCGATCTCATGGTTTTTCTTGCCATCAAAACGGCTCATCAGAAATACCTTTTGACACTTGGGCGACATTTCATCTACGGTTCTTTGGATCATTTGATAGAGCTCATCATAGAACATTTGCTGATCAGAAGACTGAACCTCACATATAACAGGGAAATCCTCCACAGAAATTGAGGATGTTAATTTTTGTCGCAAATAATTAAAGGATCGGTTCCGAACTGTTTTAAACAAGTAAGATCGGTACGAACTATGCACCTGTTCAAAAATTCGGTTTTTCCAGAAGTCATGAAAAATCTCTGCAACCAGATCTTCTGCGATTTCCCGCGAATACACATAGCGAATAGCATGACTACAAAGTACAGGATAGTATCTTCGAAATAGCAAGGAACAGCCTTCCCAGGCATCTGTATCAAATGCTTTCCGAATAAAGAGCTCTGTATCTACCTGATTCTCTGCAGAGGAAACCTGCTCAGATAAATCTGTCATGTTAGTTCCTTGCTGGAACGACTCATCTGGGGTAGAAGATAGTTGCATTTGCCAGTGGTTAAATTTGCATAGATCAACTTTTTCTCAGCATTATACCATATAGACACAAAATCATAGTATTACACGTAGTTAAATTTGAACTTTTTTATAAAAAAGAGAAAGAAAGAATCGCTTTTCCTAAAAAGCGGGCAGGAAGGATCACTGTACAGAGTAAAATTCTTCCAGAAGCAGAAGGCTGTACGAAAATCCAGTCGATTAAGGATAAAAAAATACCCAGGCTTGATTGCCTGGGTATCAAATTTCAACTAATTATTTTCTATTGCGCTAAAAAGGAGAATCCTCTTCCCGATGTGTACCTAGAATCGCACTTAATATATAGCCTATTCCACCAATAATTCCACCTATAGCACAGCCAATCACTACCAAAGATAACTTACCTCCATATCTCATCACATAGAAAATATAGAAGGATGCACCGAATCCTATTAACAGAAGGAAGATTCCATACAGATATCCTGCGCGACTTTCTTGTTTAAATTCCCCACCAGCCTTAGCATATAAATCTTCAAGTAATTCTGTTGCCTGTTGTGAAGTCATTCCTCGATAATCAGCAGTTAATGTTTCCAATATATATTCTCTCCTCACTCCATCTTTTATAGCGCTAATTGCATATTCTATATTATTGGCATGTACACCCAGATTAGTATGCTTCTCTATAACAGTATCAAATTTCCCCATTGGTATTTCTGCTTATTTTGTAATTACCAGTTTTTGTACAAATTTTTGTTCTCCCACCATTACTTCCACGATATATATTCCATCCGACAAGGAAGAAGTATTAAGAACTAGTTCATTGCTGTTTAGTTTTACAGTTTGTTCCTGTATCACTTGTCCCATTATTGTAGATACAGTTACATGTGCTGACTGAGCTTTCGTTACATCCTCTACAAAAACAACCTTTACACTTTCATTTGCCGGGTTTGGCACCAATTGTATCTGACGGGAACTGGTTGCCTGATCATAAGTAACAGAAACTACTTTGGAGTATGAATACTGACCATCCTGATCTACTTGCTTTAGACGATAATAGTTGCGTCCATTTGCAGGTGCTGAATCATAACAATAATAACTCTCCAGTTGATTGCTGTTTCCTTTGGCACTTACCTGACATAGTTGAGTGAAAGTACTTCCATCTAAAGAACGTTCTACTATAAAATAATCTGTCTCAGACTCATAGGTAGTCTGCCAGTTTATCTGCACACCTGTACTGATCTTTTGTGCATTAAAAGAAAGCAATGTAGCAGGAAGAGGTACCAGACAAACCACATTTAGACTGGAAGAAACGATGTAACAGTTAGCGGAGCTCAGGTTAGGTACACTGCTGGCAATACGCAACCGCACCAGATCATTTTGATTAACTGTTGGGAAAGTAGGTATATATACACTATCAGTAGCCCCTACAATATCTGTCCAGGAAGTACCGTTATTTGAACTAACTTCCCACTGGTATTTAGGACTGGAATATTCATCTGTAATAGAATCAACCCAAACCAATGGAGTAGGTGTACAACCCGGAAAATTATTTCCCAATAAAACAGAAGGCCCACAGGCACGAAACGAGAAATCATCTAACGCAATATCGTTACCTCCACCACCAGGAGCCTTATTCCGTACTTTTAGTTCCAGTGATGTCACCCCTGCTTTGGTGGTAAAGGTAAAACCTACTTTGTGCCATTGTTCATCATTAGGTATCGGTGCGGGAGGACTATAGGCAACCACCTCATTTCCACTACCATCACCAATGATAAATTCAATATCAGGAAGTACCCGGTAGCTTCTTGAATCAGATGTAGTTGCATTAACAGTACCCGAAGTGTACCAGTCATACAAGTTACATCCACTACCACCTGAATTACTATGCGTAGTCAGATTTCGATTACCTGTTGCACTCACCCCACCGTCAAGCTGCGATAACTGCTGACATCCAGGCTCTCGGGTAGGATCACAATTTTTAAATCCGCCATCTGCAGTTCCTGAACTTCCATAGGCAGTCCGATAAGTTTGTTTATCGACGTTCATTACCTGCACACTGAACTCATATCTGGTCAACTCACAAAAATTATTGCTTGGCACCTGCTTAAAGAAAATATTGGGTTGATAAGCAGCGTTGGCTAACATCAGGTACCCAGTACCACTATAATCTGTATTAGTAGTCCATACATCCCAGGCACTTCTTATACCATTTACAAGAGTATAATATCCATCATTAGGCCCTCCGTTACCACCAAAGTTCAATACATCTACATAACAATAAGAACCACCACCTGTCACATCGACCCAAGGCCCGGAATCATCTATGGAACTTCTGGATGGAGGATCTGTCCATGGTGATGTCTGAGCTATATTATAGGTAGGCGTAGAAGCATAGCTATCAAAGTCACCATTGGTAAAGATATTATTTCCCAATGTACCTGTACAGAGAGAGCCTTCAATGCGAATCAGATTAGATGCTGTTGTGGCAAAACTATAATCAGATGCAATTCTTAGTTCGTCTATATAACTTTGAGGTATAGTTGATGCCACTCCCCCACCATAATAAGCAAGACTTGTAAATGTATTAACAACTCCAGCTGCCGATGAAGCAGAAACAGGAGCATTGCTAGTGGCAGGAGCACCAGACTGCCCAATATTGGTAGGATTCACATATAATGTTACCTGATTACCTGTAGCTGAATTAAAATTAATTCTGGCAACCAGTAATGTCCATTGATTGGGTGTAATGATATCATTGCTGACAGTCACAACATTATTAATCCGGATAGACCAATAGCGACTACCTCCGGAATTAGATGAAGCACCAAAATAACCAACAGCCAGATGATTTCCACTATCACCATCCCAATCATCTGAGTTTCTATGTAAAGAAATATAGGTTGGATTATCGTTATTCTCAGTTTTATTCACTAAAAAGCTAAGCCATAATGTAGTTCCATCTGCCCCAACAGAAGTAGTGGTAGAGGAATAAGTGTTAGAAGTAAAGTTGCCAGGTATCACCAGATAATTAGTACCATTACTCGTATTTCCCGTATTGGAGTTAGTACCATTTCTCCCAAATGGCCCGGCAGGACTATTTTGAAGTTTTCGCCCTATGGAAGAAGCAGTCCCTGTTTGTCCAAAATGTCCCGCAGTAATCAGATCATATCCACCTGCCGTGTAATCAACAGAAGATGAAGGATTTACCAAATAAGTTCCTGTTCCTCCAGACTCTTGCCAGTCACCTCCCCATCCCAAACTGGTAGCAAGATTAGTGGTAGTACCACCTGTGAATTTACCATTATGGATCTGATGAAGACTTTCGTTAGTCGTATTAAAATAATCAAAGCCTTCATAAACAAGCACTTGAGCGCATAGTCGCCCTGATAGTATACTGTGTATGACAAACAGTATTAAAAGTTTGAGTAAAGATTTGTATTTCATTTTTCATAGCAGGTTAATTAGTGCACTTTAATACCCAGGTATAAACATGTTACTTGTAGTAGCATGAAAAAAAATGTATAAGATTACGGTTGAGGTATGCTTATAGTCAAAAATCTTACGTATTCACTTGTATAACTAGTCTGAAAAAGGCATTATCTCAGTAAAAAAATAAAATCCTGAACCACAACAATTTGTACAAACCCAGGACTTAATCAGTAGGATTTCAGACTATTAAGATTATCTCAAACCCCTCTTATCCAGTTAGTCTATGTTTTTCTACCCTAATTAAAGCTACAACCCACTATCTATTAAACCCCTACATATTTTAGAGAAAAGTTACAGACACATGATATAACAGAAAACAAAATACCTACATAAGGCGACATTGTACCATCTTGAAAACTTCATTACCTATATTCATATAGATGAATTATGGAATATGTACAATGAATTTAGGAAATACGGTTTATTGTAGATTTAGTTCAACCTATATCAGAAAACACAGAACCCTATCCATAGCGATGAATAGGGTTCTGTGTTTAACTTCAGATCGATTATAATATCAACCTTATTATTTGGTCACTGTCTTAGTATACTCATAGATATAGAGATTCAACTTTCTCCATACAACGTCCTTTTTAGGGAATTTAGCCACAAACTCAGGACTATCACCAAAGAGTCTATCGTAGTTATCTTCAAATTCAGCTTTTTTCAGCCAAAAGACTTCATCTCCTTTTCTAACATAGAAAGATTTGTCAATACCACCAGCTACTTTCATAGGACCTACACCGATAGATGCAGATTCTTTAGCCATATTATCACCAAATACCATGATTGCAGAACAAAAATCAGGATTTACCAACTGCATCAGGAATTCCTTCTCTTTCTTTTTATTTTTTAATGAAACTGATTGGTTCTTAAAATAGCAATATCCCTGACTCATGATTTTGTCAAGGCTGTTATTTGTATATGCTTTCAGATCAGTTACTGCAGCCGATCTCTTTGACAGTTTGTCAAATCCTGAAGGATACAAATACATCTCATCAATCTGTTCAGCTTTGTATTCTGTTGTTTTCTTTGTAGCAGGATCTTTAATTTCTATAGCTGTGATCTGTCCTTTTTTTCTATCCAGATCATCGTTAATTCCTTTAACTGTAGTACCATCTTTCAATTTAACGATACATTCCTTAGAAGCATAACGGTCATAAACCGGAAGGAACTGAAATACTGAGTTATCTGGCTCATCCCCTTTATCTTGAGCAAATACGCTAATGCTGCCAACAAACAACATAGCAAAAAACATAACTGTTTTTTTCATAGTAAACATCTACAAAATGAGTTAATTAGTTAAAAATTTTCTATAACAAACACTTTGTAAACATATATACA
This genomic stretch from Xanthocytophaga agilis harbors:
- a CDS encoding FecR family protein, with the protein product MKKPVTQEILFEYFAGRATLLQKNMIEKWLQDPENEEAFYECLDKWEMTYPQYVPDLEQAHTKYRSFVLENQATHSLSKSVSGQDTTKTKNFFWGWISVAASILLIVSVMFWTMKDVFFYQTYQTAYGETRTLILPDHSQIVLNAHSTLRIPRDFLNNTQREAWLEGEAFFSIRKNSKSKKFIVHTGNLNVEVLGTKFNVSDRRGSTRVVLKEGKVKVSASASTSKQVSSVYMKPGDLVAFSPKDTVLKRMNVKPELYTAWQENKLVFDSIPLSEVLQTVEDYYGIKIILQDTSFNQQYYTGTLPNNDLEVILNSLSSIYGLHVTRTENQIILQ
- a CDS encoding RNA polymerase sigma-70 factor — encoded protein: MQLSSTPDESFQQGTNMTDLSEQVSSAENQVDTELFIRKAFDTDAWEGCSLLFRRYYPVLCSHAIRYVYSREIAEDLVAEIFHDFWKNRIFEQVHSSYRSYLFKTVRNRSFNYLRQKLTSSISVEDFPVICEVQSSDQQMFYDELYQMIQRTVDEMSPKCQKVFLMSRFDGKKNHEIAEEMQISQRTVEVHISNALALLRKVLKEGGVLCLFLLSSIL
- a CDS encoding T9SS type A sorting domain-containing protein, producing MKYKSLLKLLILFVIHSILSGRLCAQVLVYEGFDYFNTTNESLHQIHNGKFTGGTTTNLATSLGWGGDWQESGGTGTYLVNPSSSVDYTAGGYDLITAGHFGQTGTASSIGRKLQNSPAGPFGRNGTNSNTGNTSNGTNYLVIPGNFTSNTYSSTTTSVGADGTTLWLSFLVNKTENNDNPTYISLHRNSDDWDGDSGNHLAVGYFGASSNSGGSRYWSIRINNVVTVSNDIITPNQWTLLVARINFNSATGNQVTLYVNPTNIGQSGAPATSNAPVSASSAAGVVNTFTSLAYYGGGVASTIPQSYIDELRIASDYSFATTASNLIRIEGSLCTGTLGNNIFTNGDFDSYASTPTYNIAQTSPWTDPPSRSSIDDSGPWVDVTGGGSYCYVDVLNFGGNGGPNDGYYTLVNGIRSAWDVWTTNTDYSGTGYLMLANAAYQPNIFFKQVPSNNFCELTRYEFSVQVMNVDKQTYRTAYGSSGTADGGFKNCDPTREPGCQQLSQLDGGVSATGNRNLTTHSNSGGSGCNLYDWYTSGTVNATTSDSRSYRVLPDIEFIIGDGSGNEVVAYSPPAPIPNDEQWHKVGFTFTTKAGVTSLELKVRNKAPGGGGNDIALDDFSFRACGPSVLLGNNFPGCTPTPLVWVDSITDEYSSPKYQWEVSSNNGTSWTDIVGATDSVYIPTFPTVNQNDLVRLRIASSVPNLSSANCYIVSSSLNVVCLVPLPATLLSFNAQKISTGVQINWQTTYESETDYFIVERSLDGSTFTQLCQVSAKGNSNQLESYYCYDSAPANGRNYYRLKQVDQDGQYSYSKVVSVTYDQATSSRQIQLVPNPANESVKVVFVEDVTKAQSAHVTVSTIMGQVIQEQTVKLNSNELVLNTSSLSDGIYIVEVMVGEQKFVQKLVITK